One Trichoplusia ni isolate ovarian cell line Hi5 chromosome 6, tn1, whole genome shotgun sequence DNA segment encodes these proteins:
- the LOC113494912 gene encoding uncharacterized protein LOC113494912 encodes MSDCESDIVPFNNERKIESSHKRTTSTGKRKTPTKSAIISKKNKTDIFGLRHERNDECDGSSTPVLSTFFVTRLANRNERRTANTSGEYYIDLKVYQTNDARETDSQELWRKALLRLKLQTDGDTIQWRKLQAFVQSADELFMKPPTFFSSNA; translated from the exons AT gtCGGACTGCGAGAGTGACATCGTTCCCTTCAACAATGAACGTAAAATAGAAAGTTCCCATAAACGGACAACATCGACAGGCAAACGCAAGACACCCACAAAATCTGCTATTATAAG caaaaaaaataagacagatATATTCGGGCTCCGACATGAACGGAACGATGAATGTGATGGCTCGTCAACGCCTGTGTTGTCTACGTTCTTCGTTACAAGATTAGCAAACCGCAACGAGCGCCGGACTGCAAACACCTCCGGCGAGTACTATATTGACCTCAAGGTGTATCAAACTAATGACGCTCGTGAAACAGACTCTCAAGAACTATGGAGGAAAGCGCTACTTCGATTAAAACTCCAGACTGACGGTGACACCATCCAGTGGCGTAAACTCCAAGCGTTCGTGCAGTCTGCAGATGAGCTGTTTATGAAGCCGCCAACGTTTTTTTCGTCTAATGCATAA